A genome region from Natronobeatus ordinarius includes the following:
- a CDS encoding glycosyl transferase family 2: MEYVQERLTTLHDLSDSTPTAEDASTSDAAVVVPMTDREHGSLAAERVLTELERADPADVFVPVRAAPGRIEPFREWLESFSLSASVLWCNAPGVEDLLVEAGLANGFGKGHDVWLAFGPAADACDQIVVHDADARSYAADHVARLLAPLEQGFAFSKGYYARVENGRLYGRLFRLFYAPLLRTLSDAHDEAIVDYLASFRYALAGEFAATADLVRELRPPRSWGLEVATLGDAFDHAGFSGTAQVDLGRHEHDHRAVAGETGLEGMSREVAGALLRTLEERGVDPDYGTLPDRYREAGRRLVDQYRADAAFNGLAYDAAAEREQVDRYAASLEPPGPDRRLPPWTDAPFSPEAVVAAATPWVDG, from the coding sequence ATGGAGTACGTCCAGGAGCGGCTCACGACGCTCCACGACCTGTCCGACTCGACGCCGACCGCCGAGGATGCGTCGACGAGCGACGCCGCCGTCGTCGTCCCGATGACCGACCGCGAACACGGGAGCCTCGCGGCCGAGCGCGTCCTCACCGAACTCGAGCGGGCCGACCCCGCCGACGTCTTCGTCCCCGTCCGCGCCGCGCCCGGACGGATCGAGCCGTTTCGCGAGTGGCTCGAGTCCTTCTCGCTCTCCGCCAGCGTCCTCTGGTGTAACGCCCCCGGCGTCGAGGACCTCTTGGTCGAGGCGGGACTCGCGAACGGCTTCGGGAAGGGCCACGACGTCTGGCTCGCGTTCGGGCCGGCCGCTGACGCCTGCGATCAGATCGTCGTCCACGACGCCGACGCCCGCAGCTACGCGGCCGACCACGTTGCCCGCCTGCTCGCACCGCTCGAGCAGGGATTCGCGTTCTCGAAGGGGTACTACGCCCGCGTCGAGAACGGCCGCCTCTACGGCCGGCTCTTCCGGCTGTTCTACGCCCCCCTCCTCCGCACGCTGTCGGACGCCCACGACGAGGCGATCGTCGACTACCTCGCGTCGTTCCGGTACGCGCTGGCGGGGGAGTTCGCCGCCACGGCCGACCTCGTCCGAGAGCTTCGCCCGCCTCGCTCGTGGGGGCTCGAGGTCGCTACCCTGGGCGACGCCTTCGATCACGCCGGGTTTTCGGGAACCGCACAGGTCGATCTCGGCCGCCACGAACACGACCACCGCGCGGTCGCCGGAGAGACCGGCCTCGAGGGGATGAGCCGCGAGGTGGCTGGCGCCCTGCTACGGACGCTCGAGGAACGCGGCGTCGACCCCGACTACGGGACGCTTCCCGATCGCTACCGTGAGGCGGGGCGGCGGCTCGTCGACCAGTACCGGGCCGACGCGGCGTTCAACGGCCTCGCGTACGACGCCGCGGCCGAACGCGAGCAGGTCGACCGCTACGCCGCCTCGCTCGAGCCGCCGGGCCCCGACCGACGGCTCCCGCCGTGGACGGACGCGCCGTTTTCGCCCGAGGCGGTCGTGGCGGCGGCGACGCCCTGGGTCGACGGCTGA
- a CDS encoding D-2-hydroxyacid dehydrogenase translates to MDETPRAVVHHSAYGTHWMSAAELRAAIVEANPDVDVVVSRTATETAELLPDADIALTSYLEPSTLERATSLRWVQALSAGVDQLPLEQLREREIVLTNAAGVHAQPIAEQVLGYLLAFERRLDTAFERKERGVWERFTGGELAGKTLGIVGLGAIGTRVAEIAAAVGMDVVATKRDPDVDLDAVDRVYGPDGLTDVLLESKYVLLACPLTDETEGLIGREELGVMNDDAVLINVARGPVVDEDALVEALQQRAIRGAALDVFETEPLPADSTLWELSNVIVTPHNAGSSPMLARRTADVFCENYDAFVDGAPGRMRNRLF, encoded by the coding sequence ATGGACGAGACGCCACGGGCCGTGGTCCACCACTCCGCCTACGGAACCCACTGGATGAGCGCAGCCGAACTTCGAGCAGCGATCGTGGAGGCGAACCCGGACGTCGATGTCGTCGTTTCACGGACGGCGACGGAGACGGCCGAGCTCCTCCCGGACGCCGATATCGCGCTGACGTCGTACCTCGAGCCGTCGACGCTCGAGCGGGCGACCTCGCTGCGGTGGGTGCAGGCGCTGAGCGCCGGCGTCGACCAGTTGCCGCTCGAGCAGCTCCGCGAGCGCGAGATCGTGCTCACGAACGCGGCGGGCGTCCACGCTCAGCCGATCGCCGAGCAGGTGCTGGGATACCTGCTCGCGTTCGAACGTCGCCTCGATACGGCGTTCGAGCGCAAGGAGCGGGGCGTCTGGGAACGGTTCACCGGCGGCGAGCTGGCCGGGAAAACGCTCGGGATCGTCGGCCTCGGGGCGATCGGCACCCGGGTCGCGGAGATCGCCGCCGCCGTTGGGATGGACGTCGTCGCCACCAAGCGAGACCCCGACGTCGACCTCGACGCGGTCGATCGAGTGTACGGACCGGACGGGCTCACGGACGTACTCCTCGAGTCGAAGTACGTCCTGCTCGCCTGCCCGTTGACCGACGAGACCGAGGGCCTGATCGGCCGCGAGGAACTCGGCGTGATGAACGACGACGCCGTTCTGATCAACGTGGCCCGCGGACCGGTCGTCGACGAGGACGCGCTGGTCGAGGCGCTCCAGCAGCGCGCCATCCGGGGCGCTGCTCTCGACGTCTTCGAGACCGAGCCGTTACCGGCCGACTCGACGCTGTGGGAGCTCTCGAACGTCATCGTCACGCCGCACAACGCCGGCTCCTCACCGATGCTGGCCCGGCGGACCGCCGACGTCTTCTGCGAGAATTACGACGCCTTCGTCGACGGCGCACCCGGGCGGATGCGAAACCGGCTGTTCTGA
- a CDS encoding metal ABC transporter permease has product MAVGTNTSRRQLSALALGIPLGLLAFAGFIVWVFPPLFERFWGTACSATDTWLICSGFLQRGFTAGVLIGITAPIVGTYLVNRQMALIGEALAHTAFGGVAIGLFVGAAVPRFDYPLLFALVAAAVAALGMQYIAVKTDGYADVPIAIMLTGGFAVGIAVISYGVVFSATVESYLFGDILFVPFENVQLMVALTMLVLGTVALTHKQLLLITFDREAARLARVNVWFYDTLLIVLTALVVVAAMQILGAILVAGMLVIPVAAAMQLTTSFNRGLVLSVLLGQVAIFGGIFLSYYWNVATGAMIIIVAIVVYLWSVIGKPLW; this is encoded by the coding sequence ATGGCCGTCGGAACGAACACCTCGAGACGACAGCTCTCCGCGCTCGCCCTCGGCATCCCGCTCGGCTTGCTCGCGTTCGCTGGCTTCATCGTCTGGGTGTTCCCACCCCTGTTCGAGCGGTTCTGGGGGACGGCGTGTTCGGCGACCGACACGTGGTTGATCTGTAGTGGGTTCCTCCAGCGGGGGTTCACCGCTGGCGTCCTCATCGGGATCACCGCGCCGATCGTCGGCACCTACCTCGTCAACCGGCAGATGGCGCTGATCGGCGAGGCGCTCGCACACACGGCCTTCGGCGGCGTCGCGATCGGGCTGTTCGTCGGCGCGGCCGTGCCGCGGTTCGACTATCCGCTCCTGTTCGCCCTCGTCGCCGCGGCCGTCGCCGCGCTGGGAATGCAGTACATCGCTGTCAAGACCGACGGCTACGCCGACGTCCCGATCGCGATCATGCTCACCGGCGGGTTCGCCGTCGGGATCGCCGTGATCTCCTACGGCGTGGTGTTCAGCGCGACCGTCGAGAGCTACCTGTTCGGGGACATTTTGTTCGTCCCCTTCGAGAACGTCCAGCTCATGGTCGCGCTGACGATGCTCGTCCTCGGGACCGTCGCGCTCACGCACAAACAGCTCCTGCTCATCACCTTCGACCGCGAGGCCGCACGGCTCGCCCGGGTCAACGTCTGGTTCTACGATACGCTGTTGATCGTGCTGACGGCGCTGGTCGTCGTCGCGGCGATGCAGATCCTCGGCGCGATCCTCGTCGCCGGGATGCTCGTCATCCCCGTCGCCGCGGCCATGCAACTCACCACGAGTTTCAACCGCGGACTCGTCCTGTCGGTACTGCTCGGCCAGGTCGCCATCTTCGGCGGCATCTTCCTCTCGTACTACTGGAACGTCGCGACCGGGGCGATGATCATCATCGTCGCGATCGTCGTCTACCTCTGGTCCGTGATCGGCAAGCCGCTCTGGTAG
- a CDS encoding DUF7260 family protein: MTVESWLPAAIECVEAEQDHVEGKLAAIARFEDGIEDLEPVREPTARAHATDGGVSTIPHRRSEREDRCHQVRTLFADTVRPYSIEDVDGSEPLLATIRAELGDEIAAVLAPSTDGRFTAPVKRAIHSATRRRRGELETVDRALARERESLEAAATELERVAKMISSMDRTSLLELGFDELSERHETLETHRDRCRRLWQDRQEELHRRTGRLSGHELVGFLYSDLSVSYPVLATATALYRCCLDGQRAVRGQLVRRV; this comes from the coding sequence GTGACCGTGGAGTCGTGGCTCCCGGCGGCTATCGAGTGCGTCGAAGCCGAACAGGACCACGTCGAGGGCAAACTGGCCGCGATAGCGCGGTTCGAAGACGGCATCGAGGACCTCGAGCCCGTCCGGGAGCCGACCGCGAGAGCGCACGCGACCGACGGTGGCGTGTCGACGATCCCTCATCGACGGTCCGAGCGCGAGGACCGCTGTCACCAGGTCCGGACGCTCTTTGCCGACACGGTTCGCCCCTACAGCATCGAGGACGTCGACGGCTCCGAGCCGCTGCTGGCGACGATCCGCGCGGAGCTCGGTGACGAGATTGCTGCCGTACTCGCCCCGTCGACTGACGGCCGATTCACTGCTCCTGTAAAGCGGGCGATACACTCGGCGACGCGACGGCGACGCGGGGAACTCGAGACCGTGGACCGTGCACTGGCCCGGGAGCGCGAGTCACTCGAGGCGGCGGCGACCGAACTCGAGCGGGTCGCGAAGATGATTTCGTCGATGGACCGGACCTCGCTGCTGGAGCTGGGATTCGACGAGCTCTCAGAGCGACACGAGACGTTGGAAACGCACCGTGATCGGTGTCGCCGGCTCTGGCAGGACCGTCAAGAGGAACTGCACCGACGGACGGGTCGACTGTCCGGTCACGAACTCGTCGGGTTCCTGTACAGCGACCTCTCGGTCTCCTATCCGGTGTTGGCGACGGCCACTGCACTCTATCGGTGCTGTCTCGACGGCCAGCGCGCCGTTCGCGGGCAACTCGTCCGACGCGTCTGA
- a CDS encoding heavy metal translocating P-type ATPase has translation MQQPSSPEQADEVLGTPADRPEPRRDADREGSDVGADSSLLRRQMAFVALTFVGMVGGPIAGWLEAPSTVVWGFYAVAYAFGGWYGLKESIAALREPAVEIDLLMILAATGALLIGAPFEGAMLLFLFSLSNVLEGYALGRSRRAVESLVEMRPESARLLRDDGTVTVPVEDVEIGDVFVVRPGDRLPLDGVVQSGESTVDQSSLTGESVPVPKAPGEEVYGGTINETGSLEVRVTREAHDSAISRLVELVEKAQRERAPTQRLIDRLEQPYVLGVFAVTGLAITLPLVFEQPFEPTFYRAMTLMVAMSPCAVIISTPAAVLSAITAGARQGVLFKGGEHIETAATVDAVALDKTGTLTEGNTRLTDAVVRTGASVAGESLTEDRLLALAAAVQSRSEHHLAEATVEAADERSLELPDSSGFEAVVGKGVRATVDGRTIHIGNLRYVDTELAEASIEGLEDGREAVRSLETAGKTSVLVVREARDGLEVLGWLAFTDTIREDAAETISRLRELGVEQIVMLTGDNERVARSIADELGIDEVYAELLPEQKVDHVKRLEERHEAVAMVGDGVNDAPALATATVSVGMGGAGTDVALETADVVLMSDDLGRLPYVLALGRKTQRTLYTNFSIAFGAIVIMVAAILTAGIPLPLAVIGHEGSTVLVSLIGLRLIGFKDA, from the coding sequence ATGCAACAGCCCTCGAGTCCCGAGCAGGCCGACGAAGTGCTCGGGACACCAGCGGATCGGCCGGAGCCTCGCAGGGACGCCGACCGGGAGGGGTCAGACGTCGGCGCAGACTCGTCGCTCCTGCGTCGACAGATGGCGTTCGTCGCGCTCACGTTCGTCGGGATGGTCGGCGGGCCGATCGCCGGCTGGCTCGAGGCGCCGTCGACGGTCGTCTGGGGCTTTTACGCCGTGGCGTACGCCTTCGGCGGCTGGTACGGCCTCAAGGAGTCCATCGCGGCGCTCAGGGAGCCGGCGGTGGAGATCGACCTGCTGATGATCCTCGCGGCGACTGGCGCGCTCCTGATCGGCGCGCCGTTCGAGGGGGCGATGCTCCTGTTTCTGTTCTCGCTCTCGAACGTGCTCGAGGGGTACGCCCTCGGGCGCTCGCGGCGGGCGGTCGAGTCGCTCGTCGAGATGCGCCCGGAGTCCGCCCGACTGCTCCGGGACGACGGGACCGTCACCGTTCCCGTCGAGGACGTCGAGATCGGCGACGTGTTCGTCGTCCGGCCCGGTGACCGGCTCCCACTGGACGGCGTCGTGCAGTCCGGCGAGAGCACGGTCGATCAGTCCTCGCTGACCGGCGAGTCCGTCCCGGTGCCGAAAGCACCCGGCGAGGAGGTCTACGGCGGGACGATCAACGAAACCGGCAGCCTCGAGGTCCGGGTGACCCGCGAGGCTCACGACTCCGCAATCTCTCGACTCGTCGAGCTGGTCGAGAAAGCCCAGCGCGAACGGGCGCCGACCCAGCGGCTGATCGACCGCCTCGAGCAGCCGTACGTGCTCGGGGTGTTCGCGGTGACGGGGCTCGCAATTACGCTCCCGCTGGTGTTCGAGCAGCCGTTCGAGCCCACGTTCTATCGCGCGATGACGCTCATGGTCGCGATGTCGCCGTGTGCGGTCATCATCTCGACGCCGGCGGCGGTGCTGTCGGCGATCACCGCCGGGGCCCGTCAGGGCGTCCTCTTCAAAGGTGGCGAACACATCGAGACCGCGGCGACGGTCGACGCCGTCGCCCTCGACAAGACCGGCACGCTCACCGAGGGCAACACCCGGCTGACCGACGCCGTGGTTCGAACCGGCGCGAGCGTGGCTGGCGAGTCGCTCACCGAGGATCGCCTGCTCGCGCTCGCGGCCGCGGTCCAGTCGCGGTCGGAACACCACCTGGCCGAGGCGACCGTCGAGGCGGCCGACGAACGGTCGCTCGAGCTCCCCGACTCGAGTGGCTTCGAGGCCGTCGTCGGCAAAGGCGTCCGCGCGACGGTCGACGGACGAACGATCCACATCGGCAACCTCCGGTACGTCGACACCGAACTGGCCGAGGCGTCGATCGAGGGGCTCGAGGACGGGAGAGAGGCGGTCCGCTCGCTCGAGACGGCGGGGAAGACGAGCGTGCTCGTCGTCCGCGAGGCGAGGGACGGACTCGAGGTACTGGGCTGGCTCGCGTTCACCGACACGATTCGGGAGGACGCCGCGGAGACGATTTCCCGCCTGCGCGAACTCGGCGTCGAGCAGATCGTCATGCTGACGGGCGACAACGAGCGGGTGGCCCGTTCCATCGCCGACGAGCTCGGCATCGACGAGGTGTACGCCGAGTTGCTTCCCGAGCAGAAAGTCGACCACGTGAAGCGACTCGAGGAGCGCCACGAGGCGGTGGCGATGGTCGGCGACGGCGTCAACGACGCACCCGCACTCGCGACGGCGACCGTCAGCGTCGGGATGGGCGGGGCGGGCACCGACGTGGCGCTCGAGACCGCAGACGTCGTGCTCATGTCCGACGACCTCGGCCGGCTGCCGTACGTGCTCGCGCTCGGTCGCAAGACCCAGCGGACCCTCTACACGAACTTCTCGATCGCGTTCGGCGCGATCGTGATCATGGTCGCGGCGATCCTCACGGCGGGCATCCCGCTCCCGCTCGCCGTGATCGGCCACGAGGGGTCGACCGTCCTCGTCTCGCTGATCGGGCTGCGGTTGATCGGCTTCAAGGACGCGTAA
- a CDS encoding metal ABC transporter substrate-binding protein, with the protein MRSDPSNGNGSRLVSRRNFTAVTAGALTVGLAGCFGDDPQDDEGDGTGDATDGDAEFTVFASMPAVWDFVRQTAGEHMEAIDLVPVGEHGHDWTPRPGIVQEIDEGDGFVYLRDFASWQDDAADQLEERDDVVVIEASEGIDFFDSPAEDNDEHWWMDPVECQHGVENIADGLAEIDPDNADDYEANAAAFNEELEALNDDIHEVVDRAELEDVVVATHDSFQWWNRRYGINVHSPVGTSPDDAASPGDVEAIEELIEEIGIEHVLYDVGEPAPLAESLADEVDAEILPLSPIETQIDGSPEVDPTVEMEADWGYVDHFREINLPTLETALRAE; encoded by the coding sequence ATGAGATCCGACCCATCTAACGGAAACGGCTCACGTCTCGTCTCGCGGCGGAACTTCACTGCGGTCACTGCGGGCGCACTCACCGTTGGGCTCGCTGGCTGTTTCGGGGACGACCCACAGGACGACGAGGGAGACGGAACCGGCGACGCCACCGACGGAGACGCGGAGTTCACCGTCTTCGCATCGATGCCCGCCGTCTGGGATTTCGTCCGACAGACCGCAGGCGAACACATGGAGGCGATCGATCTGGTTCCGGTCGGCGAACACGGCCACGACTGGACGCCCAGACCCGGGATCGTCCAGGAGATCGACGAAGGCGACGGCTTCGTCTACCTGCGGGACTTCGCGTCCTGGCAGGACGACGCCGCCGACCAGCTCGAAGAACGCGACGACGTCGTCGTAATCGAGGCCTCAGAGGGGATCGACTTCTTCGACAGTCCGGCGGAGGACAACGACGAGCACTGGTGGATGGACCCCGTCGAGTGCCAGCACGGCGTCGAAAACATTGCCGACGGCCTCGCCGAGATCGACCCCGACAACGCCGACGATTACGAGGCAAACGCCGCGGCGTTCAACGAGGAACTCGAGGCACTCAACGACGACATCCACGAGGTCGTCGACCGGGCGGAACTCGAGGACGTCGTCGTCGCCACCCACGACTCCTTCCAGTGGTGGAACCGTCGCTACGGCATCAACGTCCACTCGCCGGTCGGCACCTCGCCCGACGACGCGGCGTCGCCGGGTGACGTCGAGGCGATCGAGGAGCTCATCGAGGAGATCGGCATCGAACACGTCCTCTACGACGTCGGCGAACCCGCACCGCTCGCGGAGTCGCTCGCGGACGAAGTTGACGCGGAGATCCTGCCACTCTCGCCGATCGAAACCCAGATCGACGGCAGTCCGGAGGTCGACCCGACCGTCGAGATGGAAGCGGACTGGGGGTACGTCGACCACTTCCGGGAGATTAACCTGCCCACGCTCGAGACGGCGCTCAGAGCGGAATAG
- a CDS encoding NUDIX hydrolase, producing MTRMDLDPVASHDPNEIDDQRYDAAVVAPVVERDGEHHLLFTKRADHLGDHPGQMSFPGGGTEPTDGTILDTALREANEEIGLEPAEADVVGQLDDIRTVTEYAVTPFVARIPDRAYDPDEREVAEIALLPLSGLLDPENYEYERRDHPYYGDIVVHYFHVDGYTVWGATGRILVQLLELTTGFEPPVRVDGSRY from the coding sequence ATGACGCGGATGGACCTCGATCCGGTCGCCAGCCACGACCCCAACGAGATCGACGATCAGCGCTACGACGCGGCCGTCGTCGCGCCCGTCGTCGAGCGCGACGGCGAGCACCACCTGCTGTTCACCAAGCGAGCCGACCACCTCGGTGACCACCCGGGACAGATGAGCTTCCCCGGCGGCGGCACCGAGCCGACCGACGGGACGATCCTCGACACCGCCCTGCGGGAGGCCAACGAGGAGATCGGCCTCGAGCCAGCCGAGGCGGACGTGGTCGGCCAGCTCGACGACATCCGGACGGTGACCGAGTACGCTGTCACGCCCTTCGTCGCCCGGATTCCCGACCGGGCGTACGACCCCGACGAGCGCGAGGTGGCCGAGATCGCGCTGCTCCCGTTGTCGGGCCTCCTCGACCCGGAAAATTACGAGTACGAACGCCGAGACCACCCCTACTACGGAGACATCGTCGTCCACTACTTCCACGTCGACGGCTACACCGTCTGGGGGGCGACGGGCCGAATTCTGGTACAGTTGCTCGAGCTGACGACGGGTTTCGAGCCGCCGGTTCGCGTCGACGGCTCGCGGTACTGA
- a CDS encoding HTTM domain-containing protein, translating to MNRRVRSSLVRLVVRLREYLLGCFRVDTRSLAVFRIFLGALVVADVFLRARNFSFYYTDGGLVPQELAREYTAEYAVSVYYLTSDSTLIAALMGLQVLFALALIVGYRTRAMTVVSFLFVVSLDHHNPFVLSYADTLFRLLFFWAIFLPLGERWSVDAVHRDRSPRRSVVGVATALALGQMVFMYVLNGVHKSESALWKSGEAAPLVFGIDEMTFLLGDVLREFPTLLTYGGMLWFYMLLGAWLLIFLRGRLRVPLLVLFVGGHLSFALTVRIGAFAYVAIAGLALFIPTAFWRDGRRVCQRFDVDPDGVVPRDRLRGFARPLPAVQFVPDRYAAVKAGVANAALALVVAGLAVTVAVFVLNAGAVVADGGYDQHRLNHEVAEAPGGEYVHVAADSLGIVQPEWSVFAPHPRTTDRYYVFGARTTDGERLDVFNDRAFTWERPGNELQTQHDTYRERFFMNSIRRSGSNDELPANLGEHICTTYEDDGVALSHISMFEVTERITMETINEPDERERETEHFYRHTCDT from the coding sequence GTGAACCGTAGGGTCCGTTCGTCTCTCGTCCGACTCGTCGTCCGTCTCCGCGAGTATCTGCTGGGCTGTTTCCGCGTCGACACGCGGTCGCTCGCCGTGTTTCGAATCTTCCTTGGCGCGCTCGTCGTCGCCGACGTGTTCCTCCGGGCTCGGAACTTCTCGTTTTACTACACCGACGGCGGTCTCGTTCCCCAGGAACTCGCCCGGGAGTACACCGCCGAGTACGCCGTCTCGGTCTACTACCTCACGAGCGATTCGACGCTCATCGCCGCGCTCATGGGACTGCAGGTGCTGTTTGCGCTGGCGCTGATCGTCGGCTACCGGACTCGAGCGATGACGGTCGTCTCGTTTCTGTTCGTCGTCTCGCTCGATCACCACAACCCGTTCGTGCTCAGTTACGCCGATACCCTCTTTCGGCTGTTGTTCTTCTGGGCCATCTTCCTCCCGCTGGGCGAACGGTGGTCGGTCGACGCGGTTCACCGCGATCGGTCTCCACGTCGGTCCGTCGTCGGGGTTGCCACAGCCCTCGCGCTCGGCCAGATGGTGTTCATGTACGTCCTCAATGGGGTTCACAAGAGCGAATCCGCGCTGTGGAAAAGTGGGGAGGCCGCGCCGCTCGTGTTCGGTATCGACGAGATGACCTTCCTGCTCGGGGACGTCCTCCGGGAGTTCCCGACGCTTTTGACCTACGGCGGGATGCTCTGGTTCTACATGCTGTTGGGAGCGTGGCTGCTCATATTCCTCCGTGGTCGGCTCCGGGTTCCGCTCCTCGTGCTTTTCGTCGGCGGCCACCTCTCGTTTGCGCTGACGGTTCGGATCGGCGCGTTCGCCTACGTCGCGATTGCCGGCCTCGCGTTGTTCATTCCAACGGCGTTCTGGCGGGACGGCCGCCGTGTCTGTCAGCGCTTCGACGTCGATCCCGACGGGGTCGTTCCCCGGGATCGCCTGCGGGGGTTCGCCCGGCCGTTGCCGGCCGTCCAGTTCGTCCCCGACCGCTACGCAGCCGTGAAAGCCGGCGTCGCGAACGCGGCGCTCGCGCTCGTCGTCGCCGGACTCGCCGTGACCGTCGCGGTCTTCGTCCTGAACGCCGGAGCGGTCGTCGCCGACGGCGGCTACGACCAGCATCGACTCAACCACGAGGTGGCGGAGGCTCCCGGGGGCGAGTACGTCCACGTGGCCGCCGACAGCCTCGGTATCGTCCAGCCGGAGTGGAGCGTTTTCGCCCCGCACCCGCGTACGACCGACCGATACTACGTCTTCGGTGCGCGGACGACCGACGGGGAACGCCTCGACGTCTTCAACGACCGGGCGTTCACCTGGGAGCGACCCGGCAACGAGCTCCAGACCCAACACGACACCTACCGCGAGCGCTTTTTCATGAACAGCATCAGGCGGTCGGGGTCGAACGACGAGTTGCCCGCGAACCTCGGGGAACACATCTGTACCACCTACGAGGACGACGGCGTAGCGCTCTCACACATCAGTATGTTCGAGGTCACCGAGAGGATCACGATGGAGACGATCAACGAGCCGGACGAGCGTGAGCGCGAGACCGAACACTTCTACAGACACACCTGCGACACGTGA
- a CDS encoding metal ABC transporter ATP-binding protein, translated as MTHAITVENVHFAYDEQPVLRDVSLAVEEGEFMGLIGPNGSGKTTLLKIMLGLQTPDTGRVELFGTPSTAFSEGTRLGYVSQQSTEAETMMPVTVREVVTMGRYPHAGIRRLTDEDREIVDDALEEVGVADLADRRINRLSGGQRQRAYIARALASEADLLALDEPTVGVDAHSVEAFYELLEELNDDGITIVLIEHDLGRITEHADTIACLDGELYEHSATERFLEGDTLDRVFSATRAVGTAASAGGD; from the coding sequence ATGACTCACGCAATCACTGTCGAAAACGTCCACTTCGCCTACGACGAGCAGCCGGTGTTGAGAGACGTCTCGCTGGCGGTCGAAGAAGGGGAGTTCATGGGACTGATCGGGCCGAACGGCTCGGGCAAGACGACGCTGCTCAAGATCATGCTCGGCCTGCAGACACCCGATACCGGCCGCGTCGAACTGTTCGGGACGCCGTCGACGGCGTTCTCGGAGGGGACCCGGCTCGGGTACGTCTCACAGCAGTCGACCGAGGCCGAGACGATGATGCCGGTCACCGTCCGGGAGGTCGTGACGATGGGCCGGTACCCTCACGCCGGGATTCGGCGACTGACCGACGAGGACCGCGAGATCGTCGACGACGCACTCGAGGAAGTCGGGGTCGCCGACCTCGCCGACCGGCGGATCAACCGCTTATCGGGTGGCCAGCGACAGCGGGCCTACATCGCCCGGGCGCTCGCCTCCGAGGCCGACCTGCTGGCACTGGACGAGCCGACCGTCGGCGTCGACGCCCACTCGGTCGAGGCGTTCTACGAGTTGCTCGAGGAGCTCAACGACGACGGCATCACGATCGTCCTCATCGAGCACGACCTCGGCCGCATCACCGAGCACGCCGACACGATCGCCTGTCTCGACGGGGAGCTGTACGAACACAGCGCGACCGAACGGTTCCTCGAGGGCGACACCTTGGATCGGGTGTTCAGCGCGACTCGAGCGGTCGGAACCGCGGCGAGCGCCGGTGGGGACTGA
- a CDS encoding DUF7109 family protein → MNATADELAGVVDLFGGLTRDELERALEEVAFRADGGSVDEDLEETIEGALESFALVCYELPTAEERALLVVGPTAFPTVPEHATDLPHILDLEPRRLDREALGEQAHERFVRAVDDALADGDDDRLADLLDVSYDLEAWAPIDCTTDRERLDGGLE, encoded by the coding sequence ATGAACGCGACCGCCGACGAACTCGCCGGCGTGGTCGACCTCTTCGGCGGGTTGACCCGCGACGAACTCGAGCGCGCCCTCGAGGAGGTCGCCTTTCGGGCCGACGGTGGGTCGGTCGACGAGGACCTCGAGGAAACGATCGAGGGCGCGCTCGAGTCGTTCGCGCTCGTGTGTTACGAGTTGCCGACAGCCGAGGAGAGGGCGTTGCTGGTCGTCGGCCCGACGGCGTTCCCCACGGTGCCCGAGCACGCGACGGACCTCCCGCACATCCTCGACCTCGAGCCACGGCGACTCGACCGCGAGGCCCTCGGAGAACAGGCCCACGAGCGGTTCGTCCGGGCGGTCGACGACGCGCTCGCAGACGGCGACGACGACCGGCTGGCCGACCTCCTCGACGTCAGCTACGACCTCGAGGCGTGGGCCCCGATCGACTGTACGACCGATCGCGAGCGACTCGACGGAGGACTCGAGTGA